A genomic stretch from Verrucomicrobiota bacterium includes:
- a CDS encoding serine/threonine protein kinase, with translation MNEAVPNQPMPDSRKCPQCGTPLPAGALAGLCPACLLKQGAAADTATAGQNPPFNPPPIGELAALFPQLEILELVGKGGMGAVYKARQKQLDRVVALKILPPGTGDTPAFAERFAREAKALAKLNHPGIVTLYEFGQIQLPGSSGREFAPSSPQESQGRLTSAATGQGGLYFFLMEFVDGVNLRQLLQSGRVSPREALAIVPQICDALQFAHDQGIVHRDIKPENILLDRRGRVKVADFGLAKIVGGSEPLTPALSPSDGERVAVRPGEGTPALTDAGKVMGTPSYMAPEQVSHPADVDHRADIYALGVVFYQMLTGELPGKRLEPPSSKVQIDARLDEVVLRALEKKPELRYQQASVLKTQVETIATTAQAGGSLAASAPWMYRGVDYRSKMTLFGLPLVHVASGIDPATGRQRVAKGIIAIGGMAKGVVAFGGVAMGGVTFGGLSLGVVAFGGCALGLVAFGGLAIALVVALGGGAIAPIAIGGGAVGYFAYGGGAIGVHVLDAVTKDPAAEHFFRPWANVLLTNIQWINTVFIVMIIAVGVGVPLWLQMRTGRKSSGDSTPGGSRPADPQSELDDSQRRLMSARTTRRHGWLALSLFLAGTLGTLLLMTISHRDEPALIFGGVALVLAFIFGVISWREPLGKAVVVGTLVLFTGLGITVAILTEVWVVPTRKAEAAARQREAMERLKALSAQEMEKQRGSFAFSPVLAVVLTNLSAMEIADFDELGRLTTLRPIIAMPESVTNSNRVGEIEDRVFGFMERIGADFSNPGDGWIYGLTLNMVTFPQDEWDKCSPERLAESLRGSSAESRVKFGKDSPTSYTFGFKRRNGGLGLLQITGFTENPRGVKIRYKLVQTKSAASTVSRKPEPSQRKFVRLVVDKAAMTFEGQPTTWDDVAALLEKVPERKNTVLECAVTSDQITVQQQNEWFGKCSALAHSLGFEYASFIGIHPLGSKGTSPRDNFPIKASTPTTFGPVIERTINDLDEQQGNEALGLLTGKLLSLPAEMGKWPQQSRMDWLRTNQVDLLVDYAKQRWALIGFGWKVGDLSDDGWERIVPGGLEAALAAGTRLLEPRTNPSGSFHLLPTNAPTPLTLAFQTPTGDRGVLQIIGFTDNPRGVKIRYKLVQNAEKK, from the coding sequence ATGAATGAAGCCGTACCGAATCAGCCCATGCCTGACAGCCGGAAATGCCCTCAATGTGGCACGCCGCTCCCTGCGGGAGCGCTCGCGGGACTTTGTCCCGCCTGCCTGCTCAAACAGGGCGCTGCTGCCGATACCGCAACAGCCGGACAGAATCCGCCTTTCAACCCGCCGCCCATCGGCGAGCTCGCCGCGCTGTTCCCTCAACTCGAGATTCTCGAACTCGTCGGCAAGGGCGGCATGGGCGCCGTTTACAAGGCGCGCCAGAAGCAACTGGACCGGGTCGTCGCGCTGAAAATTCTGCCGCCCGGCACCGGTGACACCCCCGCCTTCGCGGAACGTTTCGCGCGCGAGGCGAAAGCCTTGGCCAAGTTGAACCATCCCGGCATCGTGACGCTCTACGAGTTTGGACAGATTCAATTACCTGGTAGCAGCGGACGTGAGTTCGCTCCATCTTCACCCCAGGAAAGTCAGGGCCGACTTACGTCGGCTGCTACCGGGCAGGGAGGTCTTTACTTTTTTCTGATGGAGTTCGTGGACGGCGTGAACTTGCGGCAACTTCTGCAAAGCGGTCGCGTGTCGCCGCGCGAAGCGTTGGCCATCGTGCCGCAAATTTGCGACGCGCTCCAATTCGCGCACGACCAGGGCATCGTCCATCGCGACATCAAACCGGAAAACATTTTGCTGGACCGCCGTGGCCGCGTGAAGGTGGCCGATTTTGGTCTGGCGAAAATTGTCGGAGGAAGCGAACCCCTCACCCCGGCCCTCTCCCCGTCGGACGGGGAGAGGGTGGCCGTCAGGCCGGGTGAGGGGACGCCCGCGCTCACCGACGCAGGCAAGGTCATGGGCACGCCGAGTTACATGGCGCCCGAGCAAGTCTCGCATCCCGCCGACGTGGATCATCGCGCCGACATTTACGCGCTGGGCGTGGTGTTCTATCAGATGCTCACTGGCGAACTGCCCGGCAAACGCCTCGAACCGCCGTCCAGTAAAGTGCAGATTGACGCGCGGTTGGATGAAGTGGTGCTGCGCGCTTTGGAGAAGAAACCGGAACTGCGCTATCAACAGGCCAGTGTTCTAAAAACTCAAGTCGAAACCATTGCAACCACTGCGCAAGCTGGTGGTTCACTTGCAGCCAGTGCGCCGTGGATGTATCGCGGAGTGGATTACCGTTCCAAGATGACGCTCTTCGGCCTCCCGCTGGTGCACGTGGCTTCAGGCATTGACCCCGCAACCGGCAGGCAACGAGTCGCCAAGGGAATCATCGCCATCGGTGGAATGGCGAAAGGAGTTGTCGCGTTTGGTGGTGTAGCGATGGGCGGAGTTACGTTCGGTGGGTTGTCGCTGGGCGTTGTCGCGTTCGGCGGTTGCGCCCTGGGATTGGTGGCCTTTGGCGGACTGGCGATTGCTTTGGTCGTCGCGCTTGGTGGCGGAGCCATTGCGCCCATTGCGATCGGTGGTGGAGCGGTCGGATATTTCGCCTATGGCGGTGGGGCGATTGGAGTGCATGTGCTCGATGCCGTAACGAAAGACCCAGCGGCCGAACATTTCTTCCGGCCTTGGGCAAATGTCCTCCTGACAAACATACAATGGATCAACACCGTCTTCATTGTGATGATAATCGCCGTCGGTGTCGGTGTGCCGCTCTGGCTTCAAATGAGAACCGGCCGCAAGTCATCTGGGGATTCAACACCCGGTGGCAGCCGACCCGCGGACCCTCAATCTGAACTCGATGACAGTCAGCGCCGACTCATGTCGGCACGCACGACGCGACGTCACGGGTGGTTGGCCCTCAGCCTTTTTCTCGCCGGCACGCTCGGTACGTTGTTGTTGATGACGATTTCGCATCGAGACGAACCGGCGCTGATCTTCGGAGGAGTGGCCCTTGTGCTGGCATTTATCTTTGGGGTGATAAGCTGGCGCGAGCCCTTGGGGAAAGCTGTTGTTGTCGGGACACTCGTCTTGTTTACCGGCCTGGGAATCACCGTTGCAATACTCACCGAAGTGTGGGTGGTGCCGACAAGGAAGGCGGAAGCGGCGGCACGTCAGCGAGAAGCAATGGAGCGCCTCAAAGCCCTAAGCGCGCAAGAAATGGAAAAACAAAGGGGAAGCTTCGCCTTCAGCCCGGTCCTTGCTGTGGTTCTCACAAATCTTTCGGCAATGGAAATTGCAGACTTCGACGAGCTTGGCCGCCTTACGACCTTGCGTCCAATAATCGCGATGCCGGAGTCGGTGACGAATTCGAACCGTGTTGGCGAAATCGAGGATCGCGTGTTCGGTTTCATGGAGCGCATTGGAGCGGATTTCTCCAATCCGGGCGATGGTTGGATTTATGGCCTCACGCTCAACATGGTCACCTTCCCGCAGGATGAATGGGATAAATGCAGCCCGGAGCGGCTGGCAGAATCACTGCGCGGCAGCAGCGCTGAATCACGGGTGAAGTTTGGCAAAGACAGCCCAACGAGTTACACCTTCGGCTTCAAGAGAAGGAATGGCGGGCTTGGCCTCCTGCAAATCACCGGGTTCACCGAGAACCCGCGCGGCGTGAAGATTCGCTACAAGCTGGTACAAACCAAATCAGCCGCTTCCACAGTTAGCCGTAAACCTGAACCCTCTCAGCGCAAATTTGTCCGTTTGGTGGTGGACAAAGCTGCGATGACATTCGAAGGCCAGCCGACGACTTGGGACGACGTTGCCGCGCTGCTGGAAAAGGTGCCGGAGCGGAAGAACACGGTGTTGGAATGTGCAGTCACTTCGGATCAGATCACCGTTCAGCAACAGAACGAATGGTTTGGGAAATGCAGTGCTTTGGCACACAGCCTCGGCTTTGAATACGCGAGCTTCATCGGCATTCACCCGCTTGGGTCGAAGGGGACATCTCCGCGCGACAATTTCCCCATCAAAGCGTCCACGCCGACTACTTTCGGGCCGGTTATCGAGAGAACAATCAACGATCTCGATGAGCAGCAGGGCAACGAAGCCCTCGGTCTGTTGACCGGCAAGCTGCTGTCGTTGCCCGCTGAGATGGGCAAGTGGCCTCAGCAATCCCGCATGGACTGGCTGCGCACCAATCAGGTTGATCTGCTGGTGGATTATGCGAAGCAGCGCTGGGCCTTAATTGGCTTTGGATGGAAAGTAGGCGATCTGTCGGATGACGGCTGGGAGCGAATTGTGCCCGGCGGTCTTGAGGCAGCACTGGCTGCAGGAACCCGACTGTTGGAGCCGCGAACAAATCCGAGCGGCTCATTCCACCTGCTCCCCACGAATGCCCCCACACCGCTGACCTTGGCGTTTCAAACTCCCACGGGCGATCGAGGCGTTTTACAAATCATCGGCTTCACCGACAACCCGCGCGGCGTGAAGATTCGTTACAAGCTGGTGCAGAACGCGGAGAAGAAGTAA
- a CDS encoding sigma-70 family RNA polymerase sigma factor, whose amino-acid sequence MTSEHTNQSTTATGDIFATTHWTVVLAAGRKRTPQADVALEELCRTYWFPLYAYVRRRGHSKEDAEDLTQAFFARFLEKNYLEGLRSEKGKFRAFLLTALKHFLANASDRAHRQKRGGSLTPLSLDWQDADTRYQLDPADELSPDKLYDRAWAVALLERVIVRLRDESVAEGKSQLFEQLKPFLMIGKSAIPYPQAAVQLNLTEGAVRVAVHRLRKRYRELLRDEIAQTLSDPAQVDEEMRALFSAFNR is encoded by the coding sequence ATGACCTCCGAACATACGAACCAGTCCACGACCGCGACGGGCGACATCTTTGCCACGACGCATTGGACGGTCGTACTCGCAGCGGGGCGCAAGCGCACGCCACAAGCAGACGTCGCCTTGGAGGAGCTTTGCCGCACCTACTGGTTTCCGCTCTACGCCTACGTCCGGCGGCGCGGTCACTCGAAGGAGGACGCCGAAGACCTCACGCAAGCCTTCTTCGCGCGCTTCCTGGAAAAGAATTATCTGGAAGGACTCCGCAGCGAGAAGGGGAAGTTCCGGGCTTTCCTGCTCACGGCGTTGAAACACTTTCTGGCCAACGCGTCGGACCGTGCCCATCGCCAGAAGCGCGGCGGCAGTTTGACTCCGCTCTCGCTTGACTGGCAGGACGCCGACACGCGCTATCAGCTCGATCCCGCCGACGAACTCAGCCCGGACAAACTCTACGACCGCGCCTGGGCCGTGGCATTGCTCGAACGGGTCATCGTCCGTCTGCGCGACGAGAGCGTCGCTGAAGGCAAGTCGCAACTATTCGAGCAGTTGAAACCCTTTTTGATGATCGGTAAAAGCGCCATCCCGTATCCGCAAGCGGCCGTACAACTCAACCTGACCGAAGGCGCGGTGCGCGTGGCTGTCCATCGTTTGCGCAAGAGGTATCGCGAGTTGCTGCGCGACGAGATCGCGCAAACGCTTTCCGACCCGGCGCAGGTGGACGAGGAGATGCGGGCGTTGTTTAGCGCGTTCAACAGATGA
- a CDS encoding beta-lactamase family protein: MKIDTKSFGCGLAVGALVMLVFCVALLLVAVMVKQQREAKVSTAKSYPASAFCPLVGDEAVTSALKPIRQRFGVPAMAAAVVTSEGIQFVGAVGIRKRDTDIPVTLTDQWHLGSDTKAMTATLIARLVERGQLKWSATLAEVFPDLAPQMHPDFKTVTLLHLLSHRAGLPANLDLAQYPGDDVVALRSRAVREELAKKPRHAPGSVCEYSNLGYIIAGAVVAKTTGQSWERAVSTELFEPLQMKAVGFGGTGTRGQIDQPWPHHGDGKPMPENGPAVDNPPVMGPAGRVHCTIQDWAKFIQDQLRGDRGDQALLKPETYQKLHTPPFGGDYALGWIVVQREWGGGTVFNHAGDNGMNFANVWIAPQRDFAILVCVNQGGDTAFKATDEAVGALMKLHDEKPPAK, translated from the coding sequence ATGAAGATCGATACCAAATCCTTCGGTTGCGGTCTGGCCGTGGGTGCATTGGTAATGCTCGTTTTCTGTGTCGCGCTGCTGTTGGTGGCTGTGATGGTAAAGCAGCAGCGCGAAGCCAAGGTCAGCACTGCGAAAAGCTATCCAGCTTCGGCCTTTTGCCCGCTCGTGGGCGACGAAGCGGTGACGAGTGCGCTGAAGCCCATTCGCCAAAGGTTTGGCGTGCCGGCGATGGCGGCGGCGGTGGTAACGAGCGAGGGCATCCAGTTCGTCGGCGCGGTCGGCATCCGTAAACGCGACACGGATATCCCCGTCACGCTCACCGACCAATGGCATCTCGGCTCGGACACCAAAGCCATGACCGCGACGCTGATTGCGCGCCTGGTCGAGCGGGGCCAGTTGAAGTGGTCCGCAACCCTCGCCGAGGTGTTCCCCGACCTCGCACCGCAGATGCATCCCGATTTCAAAACCGTCACGCTGCTGCACTTGCTCTCCCACCGGGCGGGTCTGCCGGCGAATCTGGACCTCGCCCAATATCCCGGCGACGACGTGGTGGCGCTACGCTCGCGCGCCGTGCGGGAGGAACTCGCGAAGAAACCGCGGCACGCGCCCGGCAGCGTCTGCGAATACTCGAACCTCGGTTACATCATCGCCGGGGCCGTGGTGGCGAAAACCACCGGCCAATCATGGGAACGCGCCGTGAGCACCGAGTTATTTGAGCCGCTGCAAATGAAAGCTGTTGGCTTCGGCGGCACGGGCACACGTGGCCAAATTGATCAACCGTGGCCGCATCATGGCGACGGCAAACCGATGCCTGAAAATGGCCCGGCGGTGGACAACCCGCCTGTGATGGGTCCGGCGGGGCGCGTGCACTGCACGATTCAGGATTGGGCGAAGTTCATACAGGATCAGTTGCGCGGCGACCGGGGCGACCAGGCGTTGCTGAAGCCCGAGACGTATCAGAAGCTGCACACGCCGCCGTTCGGTGGCGATTACGCTTTGGGATGGATCGTGGTGCAACGCGAATGGGGCGGCGGCACCGTGTTCAATCACGCCGGCGACAACGGGATGAATTTCGCCAACGTCTGGATCGCCCCGCAACGCGATTTTGCGATCCTCGTCTGCGTGAATCAGGGTGGCGACACGGCCTTCAAGGCCACCGACGAAGCCGTGGGCGCACTGATGAAATTGCACGACGAAAAGCCACCAGCCAAGTAA
- a CDS encoding SMP-30/gluconolactonase/LRE family protein, which translates to MSVEIRDQRFTSVVGAEVRFEKIATGFRFTEGPLWHPKEHLLLFSDIAGDQLQRWSERDGVTTFRKPSNMANGLAYDRAGNVLACEHASSQVTCRASTGDITPIATHYQGRQLNSPNDIVCAPDGGIYFTDPPYGRVKFFGVPREQELPFQGVYRVGADPKCPTLLVDDFDRPNGLCFSLDRRRLFINDTARQHIRVFDLNPNGSLRAGKVWAETKGEGAGAPDGMKIDSMGNLYCCGPGGINVFTPDAVCLGVIRVPEYTANFAWGDADFRSLFITASKSVYRIRTKIPGLPVLVD; encoded by the coding sequence GTGAGCGTTGAAATTCGGGACCAACGCTTCACGTCGGTCGTCGGCGCGGAAGTTCGGTTCGAGAAAATCGCCACGGGTTTTCGCTTTACCGAAGGACCACTGTGGCATCCCAAGGAGCACCTTCTTCTTTTCAGCGACATTGCGGGCGACCAATTGCAGCGCTGGTCGGAGCGGGATGGTGTCACCACTTTTCGCAAGCCGTCGAACATGGCGAATGGGCTGGCGTATGACCGGGCGGGAAATGTTCTGGCTTGCGAACACGCGAGCAGTCAGGTGACCTGCCGTGCTTCGACCGGCGACATCACGCCGATCGCCACGCACTATCAAGGCAGGCAACTCAACAGTCCCAACGACATCGTGTGCGCACCGGATGGTGGTATTTATTTCACCGACCCGCCTTATGGTCGCGTGAAATTCTTCGGCGTCCCGCGCGAACAGGAACTCCCGTTTCAAGGCGTCTATCGGGTCGGCGCTGATCCGAAATGTCCAACGCTGCTGGTGGATGACTTTGACCGTCCCAACGGGCTTTGCTTTTCCCTCGACCGTCGCCGGCTCTTCATCAACGACACCGCCCGACAGCATATTCGTGTCTTCGACCTCAATCCGAATGGATCTCTGCGCGCCGGCAAAGTGTGGGCGGAGACAAAAGGCGAAGGTGCGGGTGCGCCGGACGGAATGAAAATCGATTCGATGGGCAACTTGTATTGTTGCGGCCCGGGCGGCATTAACGTGTTTACGCCCGACGCGGTTTGTCTGGGAGTCATCCGCGTGCCGGAGTACACGGCCAATTTCGCATGGGGAGATGCCGATTTCCGCAGCCTGTTTATTACTGCTTCAAAGTCGGTCTATCGGATTCGGACAAAGATTCCGGGGCTGCCGGTCTTGGTGGATTGA
- a CDS encoding M48 family metalloprotease, producing the protein MNSQFPEIKVGGAPVNAKMHIEEGTGLAVFGAFFFAIIGTLFGILVSYGILLIILLFYPLFAWYLHKKATALIHGSGIRVSETQFPMIHHCVKDLADRLGLKKVVDVYIVEANVANAAAVKYGKKNVVILTDHLIHGCLAAGHPNALAFVIGHELAHITLNHNGVFRSWMAQHMKKLGRLDEYSADSVASALVGEREVAFHGLLLLTVGYALLPYVDPESIVQQAQEVASNKYSKKAERTLTHPLLLNRLHRVLQK; encoded by the coding sequence ATGAATAGTCAGTTCCCGGAAATCAAGGTTGGCGGAGCGCCAGTGAATGCTAAGATGCACATCGAGGAGGGCACTGGTTTGGCGGTGTTCGGTGCATTCTTCTTCGCGATCATCGGAACGCTCTTCGGGATTCTTGTTTCGTACGGCATACTCCTCATTATCCTGCTCTTCTACCCATTGTTCGCATGGTACCTCCACAAAAAGGCAACGGCGCTGATCCACGGTTCAGGTATCCGCGTGAGTGAGACGCAATTTCCGATGATTCACCATTGTGTGAAAGACCTGGCTGATCGGCTTGGTCTCAAAAAAGTTGTCGATGTGTACATTGTCGAGGCAAACGTCGCTAATGCTGCGGCAGTGAAGTATGGCAAGAAGAACGTCGTCATTCTCACCGACCACCTGATTCACGGATGTCTTGCCGCCGGACATCCCAATGCGCTTGCGTTTGTCATCGGCCACGAACTCGCACACATTACCCTCAACCATAACGGCGTGTTTCGATCGTGGATGGCTCAACACATGAAAAAGCTCGGACGCCTCGACGAGTATTCCGCAGACTCAGTCGCCTCCGCATTGGTCGGTGAGAGGGAGGTGGCATTCCACGGTCTCTTGCTGCTTACCGTCGGCTACGCCTTGCTGCCGTATGTGGACCCGGAAAGCATTGTTCAGCAAGCCCAGGAGGTCGCTTCCAATAAGTACTCAAAGAAAGCTGAAAGGACACTGACGCATCCACTCCTTCTGAATCGGCTTCATCGAGTATTGCAAAAATAG
- a CDS encoding c-type cytochrome yields the protein MLPSLSLGAPIKTPTVNDSRLEISLFASEPNIMTPVGLAIDQRGRIFVLESHTHFPPADYPGPKFDRVKLFQPATATSNAPSIFAGGFHHAMNLAFSPDGQLYLTHRNGVIALHEKDGDGVSESRTTILEMKTPGDYPHNGLGGIAFSSDGWLYVGMGENLGVEYTLKGSDGNSHTGGGEGGNVFRCRPDGSKLQHVATGFWNPFALAFYKNDFLLAVDNDPDSRPPCRLLDVVIHGDYGFKFRYGRSGLHPFTAWNGELPGTLPMIAGTGEAPSGILDCAHARLPADYHDALLVTSWGDHRLELFRTTPFGASLRADREALVEGDEWFRPVAIAAAPDGSIYFTDWVDRNYSVHQKGRIWRLTTKADIKTKPSEKSKDVHNADRERMNRLLRADAKFSELIRALADRDPFIRSAAISTLAQPVHREMLLRELDSRNPQTRLGALLALRQAKYRDAILLLDKYLADPDQQIRLMALIWAGEDNLSPLTNRLNPALSAGPVSPSLLRAYTAASQILTGAKPAVGGSNSFALPATGSRTDGSQSIQIIELETKPDEGQFIDLLTNPAHKGETQLRIEAVRSLAGTTNTNVAAVLNAVARDNKNPPELRAEAIVAMASQSPQDVASLTPLLDDPSSAVRVETARALRLAASESRVRTALEKKLDSIRNDQRETDSTQQLQFALHGLQGMDRPRSDDEWRRALAQPGDVEAGRRVFFSPVVGCAKCHRIEDHGGAVGPDLSVITRGADRERLMQSILHPSQEIAPQFVSHTVETKDNQTFNGISPGQGPDGSLTLIMADGKGVWIPAAQVVSDTPSNVSLMPEGLEKGMTLQDFRDLMAFVQSRK from the coding sequence TTGTTACCTAGCCTTAGCCTCGGCGCGCCAATCAAAACGCCGACGGTCAACGATTCTCGGCTCGAAATCAGTTTGTTCGCCTCTGAACCGAACATCATGACGCCCGTTGGACTGGCGATTGATCAGCGCGGGCGCATCTTCGTCCTCGAATCGCACACGCACTTCCCACCCGCCGATTACCCCGGCCCGAAATTCGATCGCGTGAAACTGTTTCAGCCGGCAACCGCCACGAGCAATGCACCGTCCATCTTCGCCGGCGGTTTCCACCACGCGATGAATCTCGCATTCTCGCCGGACGGCCAACTTTATCTGACGCATCGCAACGGAGTGATCGCGTTGCACGAAAAGGACGGTGACGGGGTCAGCGAGTCGCGCACGACCATCCTCGAAATGAAAACGCCCGGTGATTATCCCCATAACGGCCTCGGCGGAATCGCCTTTTCGAGTGACGGCTGGCTCTACGTCGGCATGGGCGAGAATCTCGGAGTGGAATACACGCTCAAAGGAAGCGATGGCAATTCGCACACCGGAGGCGGCGAAGGCGGCAATGTTTTTCGTTGTCGCCCCGATGGCAGTAAGCTCCAACACGTCGCCACCGGCTTTTGGAATCCGTTCGCGCTCGCGTTTTACAAGAACGATTTTCTCCTCGCAGTCGATAACGATCCCGACTCGCGTCCGCCGTGTCGTTTGTTGGACGTGGTGATACACGGCGACTACGGTTTCAAGTTTCGATACGGGCGGAGCGGGCTGCATCCGTTCACGGCGTGGAACGGCGAACTGCCCGGTACGTTGCCAATGATCGCCGGCACGGGTGAAGCGCCGTCGGGCATTCTCGATTGCGCGCACGCGCGGCTGCCGGCTGATTACCACGACGCGCTGCTGGTCACATCCTGGGGCGATCATCGGCTGGAACTCTTTCGGACAACACCCTTTGGCGCTTCGCTGCGGGCGGACCGCGAAGCGCTGGTCGAAGGCGACGAATGGTTTCGGCCCGTTGCCATCGCCGCGGCACCGGACGGCAGCATTTATTTCACAGACTGGGTGGATCGCAATTACTCCGTCCATCAGAAAGGACGTATCTGGCGGTTGACTACCAAGGCGGACATCAAGACGAAACCAAGCGAGAAGTCCAAGGACGTTCACAACGCAGACCGTGAACGAATGAACCGCCTGCTTCGCGCCGACGCGAAATTCTCCGAGCTAATTCGCGCGTTGGCTGACCGCGATCCGTTCATTCGCTCCGCTGCAATCAGCACGCTCGCCCAGCCCGTGCATCGCGAAATGCTTTTGCGCGAGCTCGATTCCAGAAATCCGCAAACCCGGCTCGGCGCATTGCTGGCGCTGCGTCAGGCGAAGTACCGCGACGCCATTCTGTTACTCGACAAATATCTAGCCGACCCGGATCAACAGATCCGGTTGATGGCCTTGATTTGGGCGGGGGAAGATAATCTGTCGCCGCTGACAAACCGGCTGAATCCAGCTTTGTCTGCTGGTCCAGTCTCGCCTTCGTTGCTGCGCGCGTACACGGCGGCCTCGCAAATTCTGACCGGCGCAAAACCTGCGGTCGGCGGGTCAAATTCGTTCGCGTTGCCCGCAACCGGCAGCCGGACTGACGGAAGCCAGAGCATTCAGATCATCGAGCTGGAAACGAAACCGGACGAAGGACAATTCATCGACTTGCTCACCAACCCGGCGCACAAGGGCGAAACCCAACTGCGCATAGAAGCTGTGAGAAGCCTTGCCGGGACGACGAATACAAATGTCGCAGCGGTTTTGAACGCGGTTGCGCGCGACAACAAAAATCCACCTGAGTTGCGGGCCGAGGCGATTGTTGCAATGGCCAGCCAATCGCCGCAAGACGTGGCTTCCCTCACACCGTTGCTCGACGATCCGTCATCGGCTGTGCGAGTTGAAACGGCGCGGGCGTTGCGCCTGGCTGCTTCGGAGTCTCGCGTGCGCACGGCGCTCGAAAAGAAACTCGACTCCATCCGCAACGATCAACGTGAAACCGATTCGACCCAACAGTTGCAGTTCGCTCTGCACGGCCTACAAGGGATGGACAGACCCAGGTCCGACGACGAATGGCGACGCGCACTGGCACAGCCCGGTGATGTTGAAGCAGGTCGTCGCGTGTTCTTTAGTCCGGTCGTCGGTTGCGCGAAGTGTCATCGGATTGAAGATCACGGCGGTGCGGTTGGGCCGGACTTGTCGGTCATCACGCGCGGAGCAGATCGGGAAAGACTCATGCAATCGATCCTGCATCCGTCGCAAGAGATCGCGCCGCAGTTTGTGTCGCACACGGTTGAGACGAAGGACAACCAGACCTTCAACGGCATCAGCCCGGGACAGGGACCGGACGGATCGTTAACGCTGATCATGGCGGACGGCAAAGGCGTGTGGATTCCGGCGGCGCAAGTGGTCTCGGACACGCCCTCCAACGTTTCGCTCATGCCGGAAGGATTGGAGAAAGGAATGACCCTCCAGGATTTTCGCGACCTGATGGCGTTCGTGCAGTCGCGGAAATAA
- a CDS encoding SDR family oxidoreductase: protein MAKYSELGNQIVLVTGGANGIGEAIVRAFHEQDARVCFCDVDVKAGRALAKELGGEIVFQKVDVMKENEVCRWVKQIGARWKRIDVLINNAAKDPRMALEKTSVANWDRLFARNLRAYFLTCREAVRFMPRGGSIINLASITFRNSPVNMSAYVATKGGVIGFTRSVARELGPRRIRVNAVSPGWVMTERQLRQFVTPAIKRFVRKSQSIPDLIQPEEIANVVVFLASDASRAITGQEILVERGWVHG, encoded by the coding sequence ATGGCGAAGTATTCTGAACTTGGAAATCAAATTGTCCTCGTGACGGGTGGTGCGAACGGCATCGGCGAAGCCATCGTCCGCGCCTTTCACGAACAGGACGCGCGGGTTTGCTTTTGTGACGTGGATGTGAAGGCGGGCCGGGCTTTGGCGAAGGAGTTGGGCGGCGAAATCGTTTTCCAGAAAGTCGATGTGATGAAGGAAAACGAAGTCTGCCGTTGGGTCAAACAAATCGGCGCGCGCTGGAAACGCATCGATGTGCTGATCAACAACGCGGCCAAAGACCCGCGGATGGCCTTGGAGAAAACATCGGTGGCAAATTGGGACCGTCTCTTCGCGCGAAACCTGCGCGCTTACTTTCTGACCTGTCGTGAAGCTGTTCGGTTCATGCCCCGGGGCGGTTCAATTATCAATCTCGCTTCCATCACGTTTCGCAACTCGCCCGTCAACATGAGCGCCTACGTGGCGACAAAGGGAGGCGTGATTGGCTTCACGCGTTCGGTAGCGCGCGAACTTGGCCCGCGTCGCATTCGGGTCAACGCCGTTTCGCCCGGCTGGGTGATGACCGAACGCCAGTTGCGGCAATTCGTGACGCCTGCCATCAAGCGATTCGTTCGCAAATCCCAATCCATTCCTGACCTGATTCAGCCGGAGGAAATCGCCAACGTGGTGGTGTTTCTGGCAAGTGATGCCAGCCGCGCGATCACTGGTCAGGAAATATTGGTGGAACGCGGCTGGGTTCATGGGTGA